In Aquila chrysaetos chrysaetos chromosome 2, bAquChr1.4, whole genome shotgun sequence, the following are encoded in one genomic region:
- the SLC8A1 gene encoding sodium/calcium exchanger 1 isoform X3 — protein MVKTISIKVIDDEEYEKNKTFYLEIGEPRLVEMSEKKALLLNELGGFTITEEDEEKQPLTSKEEEERRIAELGRPVLGEHTKLEVIIEESYEFKNTVDKLIKKTNLALVVGTNSWREQFIEAITVSAGEDDDDDECGEEKLPSCFDYVMHFLTVFWKVLFAFVPPTDYWNGWACFVVSILMIGLLTAFIGDLASHFGCTIGLKDSVTAVVFVALGTSVPDTFASKVAATQDQYADASIGNVTGSNAVNVFLGIGVAWSIAAIYHAAHGQAFQVSPGTLAFSVTLFTIFAFISVGVLLYRRRPEIGGELGGPRTSKLLTSSLFILLWLLYIFFSSLEAYCHIKGF, from the exons CAAAACGATATCAATCAAGGTGATAGATGATGAGGAGTATGAGAAAAACAAGACCTTCTACCTAGAGATCGGGGAGCCCCGGCTTGTGGAGATGAGTGAGAAGAAAG CCCTGTTGTTGAATGAGCTTG GTGGCTTCACCATCACAG aggaggatgaagaaaagcagccactgaccagcaaggaggaggaagagcgtCGAATCGCCGAGTTGGGGCGCCCGGTCCTGGGGGAGCACACCAAGCTCGAAGTCATCATTGAGGAATCCTACGAGTTCAAG AACACGGTGGACAAGCTCATTAAGAAGACAAACCTGGCCCTGGTGGTTGGCACAAACAGCTGGAGGGAGCAGTTTATTGAGGCTATTACTGTCAGCGCAG GGGAAGATGACGATGATGATGAATGTGGGGAGGAGAAGCTGCCCTCCTGCTTCGACTACGTGATGCACTTTCTGACTGTCTTCTGGAAGGTCCTTTTTGCCTTCGTGCCCCCGACAGACTACTGGAATGGCTGGGCTTGCTTTGTTGTCTCCATCCTCATGATCGGCCTCCTGACAGCTTTCATCGGTGACCTGGCATCCCACTTCGGCTGCACCATTGGCTTGAAGGACTCGGTCACCGCGGTCGTGTTTGTCGCACTGGGGACATCAGTGCCAG ACACGTTTGCCAGCAAAGTAGCAGCGACGCAGGACCAGTATGCGGATGCCTCCATCGGGAACGTCACCGGGAGCAATGCCGTGAACGTTTTCCTGGGTATCGGGGTGGCCTGGTCGATCGCAGCCATCTACCACGCGGCGCACGGACAAGCCTTCCAAGTCTCGCCTGGCACCCTGGCCTTCTCCGTCACCCTCTTcaccatttttgcttttatcagtGTGGGCGTGCTGCTCTACCGGCGGAGACCCGAGATTGGAGGTGAGCTGGGCGGGCCGCGGACTTCCAAGCTGCTCACATCCTCACTCTTTATCCTCCTCTGGCTCTTGTACATATTCTTCTCATCTCTGGAAGCCTACTGCCACATAAAGGGCTTCTAA
- the SLC8A1 gene encoding sodium/calcium exchanger 1 isoform X4: MVKFITLRVLDREEYEKECSFFLVLGDPVWLRRGVKGGFTITGKLWKEEDEEKQPLTSKEEEERRIAELGRPVLGEHTKLEVIIEESYEFKNTVDKLIKKTNLALVVGTNSWREQFIEAITVSAGEDDDDDECGEEKLPSCFDYVMHFLTVFWKVLFAFVPPTDYWNGWACFVVSILMIGLLTAFIGDLASHFGCTIGLKDSVTAVVFVALGTSVPDTFASKVAATQDQYADASIGNVTGSNAVNVFLGIGVAWSIAAIYHAAHGQAFQVSPGTLAFSVTLFTIFAFISVGVLLYRRRPEIGGELGGPRTSKLLTSSLFILLWLLYIFFSSLEAYCHIKGF, translated from the exons GAAATTCATTACCCTTAGAGTACTTGACCGTGAGGAGTATGAGAAAGAGTGCAGTTTCTTCCTTGTGCTTGGGGACCCGGTGTGGCTACGACGAGGAGTGAAAG GTGGCTTCACCATCACAG GGAAACTCTGGAAGG aggaggatgaagaaaagcagccactgaccagcaaggaggaggaagagcgtCGAATCGCCGAGTTGGGGCGCCCGGTCCTGGGGGAGCACACCAAGCTCGAAGTCATCATTGAGGAATCCTACGAGTTCAAG AACACGGTGGACAAGCTCATTAAGAAGACAAACCTGGCCCTGGTGGTTGGCACAAACAGCTGGAGGGAGCAGTTTATTGAGGCTATTACTGTCAGCGCAG GGGAAGATGACGATGATGATGAATGTGGGGAGGAGAAGCTGCCCTCCTGCTTCGACTACGTGATGCACTTTCTGACTGTCTTCTGGAAGGTCCTTTTTGCCTTCGTGCCCCCGACAGACTACTGGAATGGCTGGGCTTGCTTTGTTGTCTCCATCCTCATGATCGGCCTCCTGACAGCTTTCATCGGTGACCTGGCATCCCACTTCGGCTGCACCATTGGCTTGAAGGACTCGGTCACCGCGGTCGTGTTTGTCGCACTGGGGACATCAGTGCCAG ACACGTTTGCCAGCAAAGTAGCAGCGACGCAGGACCAGTATGCGGATGCCTCCATCGGGAACGTCACCGGGAGCAATGCCGTGAACGTTTTCCTGGGTATCGGGGTGGCCTGGTCGATCGCAGCCATCTACCACGCGGCGCACGGACAAGCCTTCCAAGTCTCGCCTGGCACCCTGGCCTTCTCCGTCACCCTCTTcaccatttttgcttttatcagtGTGGGCGTGCTGCTCTACCGGCGGAGACCCGAGATTGGAGGTGAGCTGGGCGGGCCGCGGACTTCCAAGCTGCTCACATCCTCACTCTTTATCCTCCTCTGGCTCTTGTACATATTCTTCTCATCTCTGGAAGCCTACTGCCACATAAAGGGCTTCTAA